The window GCTCGACGCAGGCGCCGCAGGTGGTGCAGGACCACAGCACGTCCGGGTCGATGACGCCGTTCTCTTCCACGGTGCCGATCAGCGGGCGCTCGGCCTCCGCGAGGGCGGCCGCGGGGACGTCCTTGAGCTGCTCCTCGGACGCCTTCTCCTCGCCCTCCATCGTCTTGCCGCCACCGGCCAGCAGGTACGGCGCCTTGGCGTGCGCGTGGTCGCGCAGCGACATGATCAGGAGCTTGGGGGAGAGCGGCTTTCCGGTGTTCCAGGCGGGGCACTGCGACTGGCAGCGGCCGCACTCGGTGCAGGTGGAGAAGTCCAGCAGGCCCTTCCAGGAGAACTGCTCGACCTGGGAGACACCGAAGACGTCGTCGTCACCGGGGTCGGTGAAGTCGATCGGCTTGCCGCCGGAGGTCATGGGCTGGAGGGCGCCGAGGGCCGTCTCACCCGTCGCGTTGCGCTTGAACCAGATGTTCGGGAAGGCCAGGAAGCGGTGCCAGGCCACACCCATGTTGGTGTTGAGCGAGACCGTGATCATCCAGATCATCGTCGTGCTCAGCTTGATCATCGCGAACAGGTAGACGAGGTTCTGGAGCGTGGCGACGCTCAGGCCCTTGAAGGCGAGGACCAGCGGGTACGAGGCGAAGTACGCGGCCTCGAAGTGGTCCACGTGGTGCAGCGCGCCCTCGAGCCCGCGCAGGGCGTAGATGGCGAGGCCGATGGTGAAGATGACGTACTCGACGAAGTACGCCTGGCCCATCTTCGAGCCCGCGAACCGCGACTTGCGGCCCGCCCGCGACGGCAGGCTCAGCAGGCGGATCACCATCAGTGTGACGATGCCGAGGGTCGTCATCGCGGCGATGAACTCGATGTACAGCTCGTACGGCAGGAAGCCGCCGATGACCGGCAGCGTCCAGTCGGCCTCGAAGAGCTGGCCGTACGCGGTGATGATCGTCGGCGGCAGCGTCAGGAAGCCGACGGCCACGAACCAGTGGGCGAAGCCGACGATGCCCCACCTGTTCATCCGGGTGTGGCCGAGGAACTCCCGCACCAGGGTCACACTGCGCTGGTAGGGGTTGTCGGTCCGGGTGCCGGCGGGCACGGGCTGGCCGAGCTTGAAGTACCGGACGAACTGGCCGATGGCGCGTGCGAGCAGCGCAACGCCGACCACGGTCAGCACCAGCGACACGATGATCGCGGCGAGTTGCATTTCGGGGCTCCTCGGGCCTGCGAGGGGTGGTTCGAGGGGGTCCTCGACATTACTGAGCGGACATTACTAAGCGGTAACTTAATCAGTCCGTCTGAGACTACCCGCATCCTCTGTCGCACTGTAGCCAGGTGCGGAGTGATGTGAGTCGCTGAGGGTTGCCTTAAGAACCGATCGTGTTATTCGTCCCGAAATGGTATATACGGCACTAACCTAGCCTGGTGCTTTACGGGATCGCAGCCGCCACCACCTCTCTTCTCCTCGCCGCCTTCCTCGCGGCGCTGCTCCGGCTGCCCGCCCTGCGCCTCGGCATCGTCGACCGTCGGCGCCAGCGGCCGCTGCCGTTGCTCGGTGGTGCCGGCGTCGTGCTCGTGACCTGCCTGGTCGTCGCCGCGGGGGAGTGGACGGGCTTCGCCCCGCTGGGTCCCGAGATCGAGCGGCTGCTGATGGCCGCCGGCGCCGTCGCCGTGCTCGGGCTGGTCGCCGACGTGCGGCGGGTGAAGGCGCGGTTCCTGGTCGGCGGTACGGCCGTGGCGGCGGCCTGCGTGGTGCCGTACGCCGAGACGGGCTTCCTGTTGGGCCTGCCGGCCGTCGGCTGGATCGTCCTCGTCGCCGTCGGCTTCAAGGCGCTCGACCATGCGGACGGGCTGGCCGGCACCGTCGGGGTCGTCACCGCCTTCGGTGTCGGGCTGCTGGCGGCGGCCGAGGTGATGGACGAACTGGCCGTGCTGCTCAGCGTGCTGGCCGCCGCCCTGACCGGTTTCCTCATGCACAACTGGCACCCCGCGCGGATCGGGCTCGGGGCGTGCGGGTCCCTGTTCGTCGGGTTCGTGCTGGCGTCGACGGCCGTGATGACCCGTACCGGACACGATCCGGTGTCGAGCGCGGGCGTGCTCTACGCGGTCACCGCGCTGGCCACCGCCGACGTCCTCCTGGTGGCGCTGTCCCGTCGGCTGGCCGGGCGGCCGCTGCTGCGGGGCGGGCCCGACCATCTCGCTCATCGCCTGCGCCGGGTCGGCCT of the Streptomyces sp. T12 genome contains:
- a CDS encoding MraY family glycosyltransferase; its protein translation is MLYGIAAATTSLLLAAFLAALLRLPALRLGIVDRRRQRPLPLLGGAGVVLVTCLVVAAGEWTGFAPLGPEIERLLMAAGAVAVLGLVADVRRVKARFLVGGTAVAAACVVPYAETGFLLGLPAVGWIVLVAVGFKALDHADGLAGTVGVVTAFGVGLLAAAEVMDELAVLLSVLAAALTGFLMHNWHPARIGLGACGSLFVGFVLASTAVMTRTGHDPVSSAGVLYAVTALATADVLLVALSRRLAGRPLLRGGPDHLAHRLRRVGLTPPAATALLGLAAFAGVLVGVLVHMGWIAESGVFWVGAGALIAVFGLLLIKPYAPRRQPSFPVGGSVRPPTQATSTQVRAQLRVRNG
- a CDS encoding (Fe-S)-binding protein, with the protein product MQLAAIIVSLVLTVVGVALLARAIGQFVRYFKLGQPVPAGTRTDNPYQRSVTLVREFLGHTRMNRWGIVGFAHWFVAVGFLTLPPTIITAYGQLFEADWTLPVIGGFLPYELYIEFIAAMTTLGIVTLMVIRLLSLPSRAGRKSRFAGSKMGQAYFVEYVIFTIGLAIYALRGLEGALHHVDHFEAAYFASYPLVLAFKGLSVATLQNLVYLFAMIKLSTTMIWMITVSLNTNMGVAWHRFLAFPNIWFKRNATGETALGALQPMTSGGKPIDFTDPGDDDVFGVSQVEQFSWKGLLDFSTCTECGRCQSQCPAWNTGKPLSPKLLIMSLRDHAHAKAPYLLAGGGKTMEGEEKASEEQLKDVPAAALAEAERPLIGTVEENGVIDPDVLWSCTTCGACVEQCPVDIEHIDHIVDMRRYQVMIESAFPSEAGTMLKNLEKKGNPWGLAKKQRLEWLKELDFEVPVVGKDIEDLTEVEYLYWVGCAGALEDRAKKTTKAFAELLHIAGVKFAIMGGDEKCTGDSARRLGNEPLFQELGMENVMALNMAFGEEMDDEGNVTPESKKPKSAKKIVATCPHCLNTIGNEYPQIGGDYEVIHHTQLLQHLVDEGKLVPVTPVEGIITYHDPCYLGRHNKIYTPPREIIASVPGIRNEEMHRHKERGFCCGAGGARMWMEERIGKRINNERVDEALSVNPDIVSTACPFCLVMLTDSVNGKKNDGKAKESIQVVDVAQLLLDSVKTPVDPEDAAEAESEPEPEPVK